Sequence from the Janthinobacterium lividum genome:
ATGGCGTCGACGACTTCCTTGCCTTCGGTGACTTTACCGAATACGGCGTAGCCCCAGCCGTCCTGGCCTGGATAGTCGAGGAAGCTGTTGTTCTTGATGTTGATGAAGAACTGGGCCGATGCCGAATGCGGATCCGACGTGCGGGCCATGGCCAGCGTGTAGGTATCGTTTTTCAGGCCGTTCTTGGCTTCGTTTTCCACGGTGGTGTCGGCAGGCTTCTGTTTCATGCCTGGCTCGAAACCGCCGCCCTGGATCATGAAGCCGTCGATGACGCGGTGGAAAATCGTGTTGTCGTAGTGACCGGCTTTCATGTAGGCCAGAAAGTTGGCAACCGTTTTCGGCGCTTTCTCGGCGTCCAGTTCAGCGGTGATCTTGCCCAGATTGGTGGTGATGATGACGGAGGTCATGATAATCCTTAATAAATTGGATGAATAATTGATTCAGTGGCGCCAACCAGGCCGGCGCCGCAAAAACGCTATTTTACAGTTTTGCGGGCGCGGACTTGAGTAAAGTCGCCGATTCGATCACCACGGGGGTGACCGGCACGTTCTGGTGCGGGCCCTTGTCGGCTACCGGCACGGCCTTGATCTTGTCGACCACGTCCATGCCGCTGACGACTTTGCCGAACACCGTGTAGCCGAAGCCGTCGCGGCCAGGGTAGTCAAGCGCGCCATTGTCGTTGACGTTGATGAAGAATTGCGCGGTGGCCGAATGCGGGTCGCCCGTGCGCGCCATGGCGATGCTGTAGGTGACGTTTTGCAAGCCGTTTTGCGCTTCATTCTTGATCGGCGCCTTGGTGGCTTTCTGTTTCATGTTCTTGTCGAAGCCGCCGCCCTGTATCATGAAGCCGTCGATGACGCGGTGAAACACGGTGCCCTTGTAATAACCGCTGTTGACGTACTGCAGGAAGTTGGCCACGCTTTTCGGCGCTTTTTCCTGGTCCAGTTCCAGCACGATCTCGCCCATGCTGGTTTTCAGGGCCACGTGGGGCGTCGGGTCGAGGGCGGTCGCCGGAGCGGCTGCCACGACGGCGCTGCCCAGGGTCAGGCCGGCAAACAGGGTGCAAAAGCGGGCCAGGAAAGACAGGCGTTTCGATTTAATTTCTTGCATGAAGGCGTCCTTGATCGTTATTTTTCTTTAAACTTGCGTTGTTGCCAAAAGAAGTGAGTTTCGGTTGAACATCGTAAAAACCTGATTCATATCGGGCCAGTATGGTTTTTATCAATGTTATACTTGACCGCTAACGCCCTAATTCTAACAAACAAGAACAACAATATAGCGGGTCGTACAGTCTCGGCGCACACGGCAGTTCAGTGGCGCGGCACCCCTGGTGTCCGCGCCTGTCTGTCGTTTTGCCAGGCTGGCGGCCGCTCCACTTGCAAAGCACGATGAGCAATTTAAAGATTTACAACACCCTGGCTCGCGAAAAGCAGGTATTCGTCCCGATGGAAGCAGGCAAGGTACGCATGTACGTTTGCGGCATGACCATCTACGATTATTGCCATATCGGCCATGCGCGCATGATGATGGCGTTCGATGTCATCTACCGGTGGCTGAAGGCGTCCGGTTTCGATGTCACCTATGTGCGCAACATTACGGACATCGACGACAAGATCATCCGCCGCGCCGTGGAAAACGGCGAGACGATTTCCCAGCTGACGACGCGTTTCACCCAGTACATGGATGAAGACACGGCCGCGCTGGGCATCCTGACGCCCGACCACACGCCGCGCGCCACTGAATACGTGCCGCAGATGCTGCGCCTGATCGAACAGCTGGAAGCCAAGGATCTGGCCTACCAGGGCGCGGATGGTGACGTGAACTATGCCGTGCGCAACTTCCCCCACTACGGCAAGCTGTCGGGCAAGTCGCTCGACGATCTGCGCGCGGGCGAGCGCGTCGACGTGAACACGGGCAAGCGCGATCCGCTCGACTTCGTGCTGTGGAAGTCGTCGAAGGAATCCGAGCCGGAAGAAGTGAAATGGGATTCGAAGTGGGGCAAGGGCCGTCCGGGCTGGCATATCGAGTGCTCGGCCATGTCTTGCGCCTTGCTCGGTGAACAGTTCGATATCCATGGCGGCGGCGCGGATTTGCAATTCCCGCACCACGAAAACGAGATCGCCCAATCCGAAGGCGCATTCGGCCATACCAGCGTGAATTACTGGATACATAACGGTTTCGTGCGCCTGGACAATGAAAAAATGTCCAAGTCGCTCGGCAACTTCTTCACCATCCGCGAAGTGCTGCAAAAGTTCGATGCCGAGGTGATCCGCTTCTTCATCCTGCGCGCGCACTACCGCAGCCCCCTGAATTACTCGGACGTGCACCTCGATGACGCGCGCCTGTCCCTGACCCGCTTGTACACGGCGCTGGCCGACGTGGCGGTGGAAGAGGGCGCCATCGACTGGAGCGAAGCGCATGCCGTGCGCGTGCGCGAAGCCATGGACGACGACTTCAACACGCCGCTGGCCGTGGCGGCCCTGTTCGACCTGGCAACGGAAGTCAACAAGCACAAAACCCCAGCCCTGGCGCGTCAACTGAAGGGCCTGGCAGGCGTATTCGGCTTGCTCGAACGCACGCCGCAGCAATTCCTGCAAGCGACCGTCGGCGCTGCCGCCGGTGGACAGGACGAGGCGGCCGGCATCGAAGCGGCCATCGCGGCGCGCAGCGCGGCGAAGAAGGCGCGCGACTTTGCCCAGTCCGACAAGATCCGTGCCGAGCTGCTGGCGGCGGGCATCATTCTTGAAGACAAGCCTGACGGCTCGACCAACTGGCGCCGCGCATGATGCCAATGTCCAGGGAAAACGGGGAAGCGCCCAAGGTGACGGAATTGGCGCAAGTGATCCAGGTGCCGCACTACTGGGAAGAGGCGAAGATCGAGCTGATGAAGCGCGACCGCATCATGAAAAAGCTTATCCCGCAATTTGGCGACCTGCACCTGGTCGGCCATAGCGACCCGTTTACCACCCTGGCCCGTTCGCTGGTGGGGCAGCAGATCACGCCCAAGGCGGCGGATGCCGCCTGGAAAAAGCTGTTGCTGGCTTGCCCGAAATGCACGCCCTCGCAAGTGTTGAAGGCGGGCGCCGAGCAGCTGTCCGCCTGTGGCTTGTCCAAACGCAAGACCGAATACATCCTCGACCTGGCTGACCATTTCAAGGCCAAACGCGTGCACGCGAGCCAGTGGGACCAGATGGATGACGAAGCCGTCATCGCCGAACTGGTGCAGATCCGCGGCATCGGCCGCTGGACAGCCGAGATGTTTCTGATATTTAATCTGCTCCGGCCGAATGTCTTGCCGCTCGACGACCCCGGTTTGATCCAGGGCATCAGCGTCAATTATTTCTCCGGCGAACCAGTTTCCCGCAGCGATGCGCGCGAGGTTTCCGCCAATTGGGAACCGTGGCGCACCGTGGCGACGTGGTATTTGTGGCGCAGTCTCGACCCTGCAGCCGCCCCTGCCGCACCCGATGCAGCCCCCGGCGCACCAGCCGGTACGGTAAAATAAACATAGATGACGCCGCGCGCCCTGGCGCCGTGGCCGGTAAAACCTGGAGGTACAATGACTAAAACGACTTTCCTCAATTTTGAACAGCCGATCGCGGAACTCGATTCCAAGATCGAAGAGTTGCGCTTCGTGCAAGACGATTCGGCCGTCGACATCTCGGAAGAGATCGACCGCCTGGCCAAGAAGAGCCAGCAGCTGACCAAGGATATCTACGCCAAGCTGACGCCTTGGCAAGTGGCGCAGATCGCGCGCCACCCGCAGCGCCCCTACACCATGGATTACGTGAATGAAATCTTTACTGATTTCCACGAATTGCATGGCGACCGCAGCTACGCGGACGATCTGTCCGTCGTCGGCGGCCTGGCCCGCTTCAACGGCCAGCCGTGCATGGTCATCGGCCACCAGAAGGGCCGTGACACGAAAGAGCGCGCCATGCGCAATTTCGGCATGCCGAAACCGGAAGGCTACCGCAAGGCCATGCGCCTGATGAAAGTGGCTGAAAAATTCAACTTGCCCATCTTCACTTTCGTTGACACGCCGGGCGCCTTCCCCGGCATCGATGCGGAAGAGCGCGGCCAGTCGGAAGCCATCGGCCACAACCTGTACGTGATGGCCGAACTCAAAGTGCCGCTGATCGCCACCATCATCGGTGAAGGCGGTTCCGGCGGCGCGCTGGCGATCGCCGTGGGCGATGCCGTGCTGATGCTGCAATACTCGACGTATGCCGTGATTTCGCCGGAAGGCTGCGCCTCGATCCTGTGGAAGAGCGCCGAGCGCGCCTCCGACGCGGCCGAAGCGCTGGGCCTGACGGCGCACCGCCTGAAAGCCATGGGCCTGATCGACAAGATCA
This genomic interval carries:
- a CDS encoding DNA-3-methyladenine glycosylase family protein — protein: MSRENGEAPKVTELAQVIQVPHYWEEAKIELMKRDRIMKKLIPQFGDLHLVGHSDPFTTLARSLVGQQITPKAADAAWKKLLLACPKCTPSQVLKAGAEQLSACGLSKRKTEYILDLADHFKAKRVHASQWDQMDDEAVIAELVQIRGIGRWTAEMFLIFNLLRPNVLPLDDPGLIQGISVNYFSGEPVSRSDAREVSANWEPWRTVATWYLWRSLDPAAAPAAPDAAPGAPAGTVK
- a CDS encoding peptidylprolyl isomerase; translation: MTSVIITTNLGKITAELDAEKAPKTVANFLAYMKAGHYDNTIFHRVIDGFMIQGGGFEPGMKQKPADTTVENEAKNGLKNDTYTLAMARTSDPHSASAQFFINIKNNSFLDYPGQDGWGYAVFGKVTEGKEVVDAIRAVKTSRAGMFADVPVTDVIIEKVEAA
- a CDS encoding acetyl-CoA carboxylase carboxyltransferase subunit alpha, whose product is MTKTTFLNFEQPIAELDSKIEELRFVQDDSAVDISEEIDRLAKKSQQLTKDIYAKLTPWQVAQIARHPQRPYTMDYVNEIFTDFHELHGDRSYADDLSVVGGLARFNGQPCMVIGHQKGRDTKERAMRNFGMPKPEGYRKAMRLMKVAEKFNLPIFTFVDTPGAFPGIDAEERGQSEAIGHNLYVMAELKVPLIATIIGEGGSGGALAIAVGDAVLMLQYSTYAVISPEGCASILWKSAERASDAAEALGLTAHRLKAMGLIDKIINEPLGGAHRDPKQMATLLKRALADTLRQFHGMKTKDLLAARHEKLLSYGKFKETTPSE
- a CDS encoding peptidylprolyl isomerase; the protein is MQEIKSKRLSFLARFCTLFAGLTLGSAVVAAAPATALDPTPHVALKTSMGEIVLELDQEKAPKSVANFLQYVNSGYYKGTVFHRVIDGFMIQGGGFDKNMKQKATKAPIKNEAQNGLQNVTYSIAMARTGDPHSATAQFFINVNDNGALDYPGRDGFGYTVFGKVVSGMDVVDKIKAVPVADKGPHQNVPVTPVVIESATLLKSAPAKL
- the cysS gene encoding cysteine--tRNA ligase, producing MSNLKIYNTLAREKQVFVPMEAGKVRMYVCGMTIYDYCHIGHARMMMAFDVIYRWLKASGFDVTYVRNITDIDDKIIRRAVENGETISQLTTRFTQYMDEDTAALGILTPDHTPRATEYVPQMLRLIEQLEAKDLAYQGADGDVNYAVRNFPHYGKLSGKSLDDLRAGERVDVNTGKRDPLDFVLWKSSKESEPEEVKWDSKWGKGRPGWHIECSAMSCALLGEQFDIHGGGADLQFPHHENEIAQSEGAFGHTSVNYWIHNGFVRLDNEKMSKSLGNFFTIREVLQKFDAEVIRFFILRAHYRSPLNYSDVHLDDARLSLTRLYTALADVAVEEGAIDWSEAHAVRVREAMDDDFNTPLAVAALFDLATEVNKHKTPALARQLKGLAGVFGLLERTPQQFLQATVGAAAGGQDEAAGIEAAIAARSAAKKARDFAQSDKIRAELLAAGIILEDKPDGSTNWRRA